The sequence below is a genomic window from Bacillus sp. S3.
TAATACCGATCCCTCCTTGCGTGTTAATTTGATGTTATCGATAACATTAAATTAACAAATCATTTGCGAATTGTCAATATATTTAGCAATTAGGATAGAGATACATAGAGAAAACAGATGGAATCCCATCTGTTTTTTTCTATGCAGACTTATTATTTAATTGATTCGCCGATTCATTCTTTGGTATTAAATGTCTAAATTTAAGATCCGCAATCCAGTAAATCAAATAAGCAGAAACACTGAAAAAGAAAAAGAAAAAGAAAAAGGTAAAACGTAATGATAGAATGGTCCATGCGCTAAGAATGACCATACAAAAAATCGATAAATGAATTTTGTAAATACCTACTTTAAGACTGTTCATACACAATTGTTTAAAGGTTGTGATCATATTAACCATCAGTGGATAAATACTTAAAAAGGATAAACCAACTAGAAAACTAACAAATAGGACCGCAACATGAATGACCTTTTTGTAAGGTATATTCATTTGTTGTAAAAATAGTAAATCAAAGATTAATAATACTCCGATTACCGTGTAAACAATCCCGACTAAATAACTTTGCTTCCAATTTTCAATGAACATTTCTTTATACTGAGAAAATACCGCTACTTCTTTCGTTATTTTCCACTTTCTTACTACTCCAAAAAGTGCAGCGATGGCAGGGAAAATTGTAATAATCGGAATACAGCTTAGAATAAATAGGATATTTAAATACATGAAGTTATACATCCACAAGCAAATTTGATACAAGCGGCTATCTAAACTAAAAATCTCCACCACCCCCAAACATAGAAGACTAAAAATATTCTACTAATTCTAACTATTATAGCATAATAAAGTTAAGGCTGACACACAATATCTTCTTCCATAGATTTAGTTGGTTTGTGTCTACCCTGATCAATAAGGACAACCTTCCCGCCTGTACGGATCGATTCTGTTGCTGCACATCCAACTGCCACACTCATTCGGCCGGCAAATGGCGATGTTAATGGCTGCTTATTATATAAAGCTAAATTCACAAAGTCCTCACAAATACGCGGATCTGCACCACCGTGTGTTCCAGGCATTTCCTTCATTTCATAGGTGATATCACTCATTTCATGCCAGGATCCAGATTTTCTTGTTTTCACATACACTTTATCATTCACATCGTCGTTTTCGATGCGTCCCTTTGTACCAATAATGGTATAGTTTCGAGAATAATCTGGTGTAAAGTGACACTGCATATAAGACGCCTTAATACCGCCTTCTAGTTCCATAATCAGCATACTATTATCTTCCACATCGATTTCTTCTCTAAAGGCACATTGTGTTAACCTTTCTAAGCTGGCATCTGGACATGTATTCTTCAGTTCGCAATCTGGACAATGCAAATCATTCGGTTTGTCTCCCCCATAATAATCCAGACTGCCAAAAGCAGAAACTTTCGAAGCATAACTGCCCGTCAGCCAGTGAATGACATCGATATCATGGGAAGCCTTCTGCAGCAGTAGGGATGTCGTATTTGCAGCTGTACCATGCCAATCATGGTAATAAAAATATCCGCCAAACCCGACAAAATGCCTGACCCATACGGCTTTAATATCGCCAATCACACCTGAATCGATAATTTCCTTCATCGTTTGGTACATGCTCATATAACGCATATTAAAACCAATCATAAAATGCTTTCCTGATTTTTTTGCTTCATCCAGAATTCTATCGCAAGCCTCTGGAGTAATGGCCAAAGGCTTTTCACAATAAACATGTTTTCCTGCTCGAAGTGCTGCAATGGCATGTTCTTCATGCAGATAATCTGGTGTTAAAATCGCAACCGCATCGATATCCTCTCTCGCGAGCAGCTCTCGATAATCGGTTGTAACAAAAGCGTCTGCATTAATTTCCTTTTTGAACTTCTCTAGTGCTTCTATGGACACATCTGCCGCTCCAACGACAATCGAATTTCCAGTTGGATTGTGCCAATATTCTACAATCGTACTTCGACCGCCCGTGCCGATTACACCAATTCTTAATTGTTCCATAACTAACACCTCTAGTGAATAATTTTTAATCTATTGAAAGTTTATTAAAATAGCAGCTGATATTTTTGGTTGTTGTTCATTTCAAGTGAAATAAAACCATCCTCCGGCTCTACGATGATGTCTTCTCTTCCCTCTTCACGGACCGTTACAGATTGGTTTGCTTGAAAAATAAATACGTTATCCGTGTGGCTGGTTACATCCAATTGACTGACCTGCCTTTTATCCCAAGAAATGTCGATCTCAAACCCGCCTCTAACCCTCACTCCGGATAAAGATCCTTGCAGCCATGTGGAAGGCAGGGCCGGTAATAATTCAACATAACCTTTGTGAGATTGGATAATCATCTCGACTACCCCAGCTGTATAACTGAAATTCCCATCAATTTGGAAAGGCGGGTGGGCACCTAACAGATTCGGATACAATCCGCCCCCAACCATTACTTCCCTTTTTGCTGTACAAATGTTAAATAATTGATGAAGCAATGCATTTACCCGTTCCCCATCCTTCAAACGAGCCCAAAGGGACATCTTCCAGCCAAGGCTCCAGCCCGTTCCTGCGTCTCCGCGTCGATTTAACGTCTGCCTTGCAGCCTCTAAAAGTGGACCATCGATAATTTGCTTACCTGGATAGACTCCATACAAATGAGAGACATGTCGATGATGTTGTTCGGCATCCTCATAGTCAAGGAGCCATTCCTGCAATTGTCCATACTTCCCAATTTGTAAAGGATGCAGGCGTTCTTTTGCAGCAGCTACTTGATGAATCCATTCATCGTCCACTCCGAGGACACTTGCTGCTTCCACACAATTGGTGAACAAATCCCAAATCAGCTGCAGATCCATAGTGGACCCCTTCGTTACCGAACCGCCTTGTCCATTTTCTGCAATGAAGTGGTGCTCCGGTGATGTAGACGGTGAAGTGATCAAATAGCCATTCTCATCCTCCACCAGCCAGTCAAGACAAAATTCTGCACACCCTTTCATAATCGGGTACGCCTCTTCCCGAAGGAACTCTTTATTCAAGGTATAAAGATAATGCTCCCACAAGTGGCTGCACAGCCATGGCCCTGACATTGGCCAAAAAGCCCAGTTCGGATCTCCGTGGCGCTCGCCCCCGACAGGATCCGCATGTCTCCATAAATCAGTATTATGATGGGCCGTCCACCCATTCATACCATACCGCTCATTGACCATTTTCTCCCCGGTTACCGATAGTTCTTGGATTGCCTTTAACAGTGGACGGTGACATTCGGACAAATTTGTTACCTCAGCAGGCCAATAATTCATTTCGGTATTAATGTTTAATGTATAGTTAGATGACCATGGTGCCCGAGTCAAGTCATTCCATATTCCCTGCAAGTTAGCCGGCTGTGTCCCTTCTCTTGAAGAGGTAATCAGTAAATAACGTCCATATTGGAATAAAAGCTCGACCATTTCTAAATCATCTGCACGATATTTCTGGATTCTTTCATCCGTATCCAGCAGCTCATCTGTTTGC
It includes:
- a CDS encoding YesL family protein; protein product: MYLNILFILSCIPIITIFPAIAALFGVVRKWKITKEVAVFSQYKEMFIENWKQSYLVGIVYTVIGVLLIFDLLFLQQMNIPYKKVIHVAVLFVSFLVGLSFLSIYPLMVNMITTFKQLCMNSLKVGIYKIHLSIFCMVILSAWTILSLRFTFFFFFFFFSVSAYLIYWIADLKFRHLIPKNESANQLNNKSA
- a CDS encoding Gfo/Idh/MocA family protein translates to MEQLRIGVIGTGGRSTIVEYWHNPTGNSIVVGAADVSIEALEKFKKEINADAFVTTDYRELLAREDIDAVAILTPDYLHEEHAIAALRAGKHVYCEKPLAITPEACDRILDEAKKSGKHFMIGFNMRYMSMYQTMKEIIDSGVIGDIKAVWVRHFVGFGGYFYYHDWHGTAANTTSLLLQKASHDIDVIHWLTGSYASKVSAFGSLDYYGGDKPNDLHCPDCELKNTCPDASLERLTQCAFREEIDVEDNSMLIMELEGGIKASYMQCHFTPDYSRNYTIIGTKGRIENDDVNDKVYVKTRKSGSWHEMSDITYEMKEMPGTHGGADPRICEDFVNLALYNKQPLTSPFAGRMSVAVGCAATESIRTGGKVVLIDQGRHKPTKSMEEDIVCQP
- a CDS encoding glycosyl hydrolase family 95 catalytic domain-containing protein, with the protein product MNLLSYKQAAREWTEALPLGNGRIGAMHFGGVETERFQLNEETLWSGPPVRKREYNDQESLIKVRKLIEEENYEEAVNETKNMFGPYTQSYMPLGNLTIQYLHGDTARRYRRTLDIATAISNVTYTVGGVEYTREAFISHPHQVLAVRLTSSVASQLNVIVSLDSTLKYQTFNSSDELVLQGICPEKCAPNYVHVDEQPIVYGEFGETQAIHFEGKLGVVIDDGKLESSNGRLSIQNATNVVLYFSVSTSFKGFDQLPGVGFEELTGQNEDILSKAMSVSYEQLKETHIQDYQSLYNRVEFSLGHKQTDELLDTDERIQKYRADDLEMVELLFQYGRYLLITSSREGTQPANLQGIWNDLTRAPWSSNYTLNINTEMNYWPAEVTNLSECHRPLLKAIQELSVTGEKMVNERYGMNGWTAHHNTDLWRHADPVGGERHGDPNWAFWPMSGPWLCSHLWEHYLYTLNKEFLREEAYPIMKGCAEFCLDWLVEDENGYLITSPSTSPEHHFIAENGQGGSVTKGSTMDLQLIWDLFTNCVEAASVLGVDDEWIHQVAAAKERLHPLQIGKYGQLQEWLLDYEDAEQHHRHVSHLYGVYPGKQIIDGPLLEAARQTLNRRGDAGTGWSLGWKMSLWARLKDGERVNALLHQLFNICTAKREVMVGGGLYPNLLGAHPPFQIDGNFSYTAGVVEMIIQSHKGYVELLPALPSTWLQGSLSGVRVRGGFEIDISWDKRQVSQLDVTSHTDNVFIFQANQSVTVREEGREDIIVEPEDGFISLEMNNNQKYQLLF